A genome region from Mycolicibacterium litorale includes the following:
- the lysE gene encoding L-lysine exporter, protein MSSPVAFGFLSSLTLIAAIGAQNAFVLRQGIRREHVAAVVALCTVSDMVLIVAGIAGFGALVTTHPAAMNIARFGGAAFLIGYGVLAGRRALRPSALTPSEEGPARLVGVLVTCAAMTWLNPHVYLDTVVLLGALANEHSDERWLFGVGAVTASAVWFVSLGFGARRLAGLFSSAVTWRVLDALIAVTMIALGVTVALG, encoded by the coding sequence GTGTCCTCTCCCGTCGCCTTCGGCTTCCTGTCGTCGCTCACGCTGATCGCCGCGATCGGCGCGCAGAACGCCTTCGTGCTCCGCCAGGGCATCCGGCGTGAACATGTCGCGGCGGTCGTCGCGCTGTGCACGGTCTCCGACATGGTGTTGATCGTCGCGGGCATCGCCGGCTTCGGCGCCCTCGTCACCACGCACCCCGCCGCGATGAACATCGCGCGATTCGGCGGCGCTGCGTTCCTGATCGGCTACGGCGTGCTCGCCGGCCGGCGCGCCCTGCGACCGTCCGCGCTCACCCCGTCCGAGGAGGGCCCCGCCCGCCTCGTCGGCGTCCTCGTCACATGTGCGGCGATGACCTGGCTCAACCCGCACGTCTACCTCGACACCGTCGTTCTGCTCGGCGCGCTGGCCAACGAGCACAGCGACGAACGCTGGCTCTTCGGCGTCGGAGCGGTCACCGCGAGCGCCGTGTGGTTTGTCAGCCTCGGATTCGGCGCGCGGCGCCTCGCCGGGCTGTTCTCCTCGGCGGTGACGTGGCGGGTGCTCGACGCGCTGATCGCTGTCACGATGATCGCCCTCGGTGTCACCGTGGCGCTCGGCTGA
- a CDS encoding SDR family oxidoreductase encodes MRTPKAVFITGAAAGIGRKTAIAFARKGFTVGAFDIDDVGLKTLTEELDRVQSTLITGHLDVTDSDEMSQRLEEFTQATGGRLDVMINNAGILRAGRFEELDLAGHFKEIDINTKGVVTGLYAAFPYLRTTPGSVVVNLASASAIYGQAELANYSATKFFVRGITEALDLEWSRYGIRVIAMWPLYVQTAMTDNIKTGTTESLGIRLTAQDIADAIVAAVEPSALRRALHQVHFPVGVQSKVLASGARFSPAWLTRLVNKKLAHS; translated from the coding sequence ATGCGCACCCCGAAAGCCGTATTCATCACCGGCGCCGCCGCCGGCATCGGTCGCAAGACCGCCATCGCCTTCGCCCGCAAGGGGTTCACCGTCGGAGCGTTCGACATCGACGACGTGGGGCTCAAGACGCTCACCGAAGAACTCGACCGGGTACAGAGCACCCTGATCACCGGTCACCTCGACGTCACCGACAGCGACGAGATGAGCCAACGCCTCGAGGAGTTCACCCAGGCCACCGGCGGCCGCCTCGACGTGATGATCAACAACGCCGGCATCCTGCGCGCCGGGCGGTTCGAAGAACTCGACCTCGCCGGCCACTTCAAGGAGATCGATATCAACACCAAAGGCGTGGTGACCGGCCTCTACGCCGCCTTCCCCTATCTGCGCACCACCCCCGGCTCGGTCGTCGTCAACCTGGCCTCGGCCAGCGCCATCTACGGTCAGGCCGAACTCGCCAACTACAGCGCCACGAAATTCTTCGTCCGCGGCATCACCGAAGCCCTCGACCTGGAATGGAGCCGGTACGGAATCCGGGTGATCGCGATGTGGCCGCTGTACGTCCAGACAGCCATGACCGACAACATCAAGACAGGCACCACGGAATCGCTCGGCATCCGGCTGACCGCACAGGACATCGCCGACGCCATCGTCGCCGCTGTCGAACCGTCCGCGCTGCGCCGCGCGCTGCACCAGGTGCACTTCCCCGTCGGCGTGCAATCCAAGGTGCTGGCCTCCGGTGCCCGCTTCTCCCCCGCGTGGCTGACCAGGCTGGTCAACAAGAAACTCGCCCACTCCTGA
- a CDS encoding YeiH family protein gives MEQTTEAPAGDRRSAGIGYAVAGVLVVLALGAATRLLEAQVPRWANGTSFEGVAKSIEFPVYAIALGLLGNVVLSRLVLRDALAGGFRTEFFIKTGLVLLGASINLKVLVTAAGPAIVQALLLISIVFGFTWWLGGRLRLEDKLRALLASAVSICGVSAAIAAAGAVQAKREQLAYAASLVIAFALPSIFLLPWLSRVFGLPDAVAGAWIGGNIDTTAAVAASGAIAGEDALQIATIVKTTQNALIGIVAIALTAYFALKVERRSAHDARPTVGQFWERFPKFVLGFIAASIIGTLFLQWGGDKSAITTVNDLRTWFLIFAFVAIGLEFSLRGLREAGWRPVAVFASATVVNIVVALGLALVLFSGFEAG, from the coding sequence ATGGAGCAGACCACCGAGGCGCCCGCCGGCGACCGTCGCTCGGCCGGCATCGGTTACGCGGTCGCCGGGGTGCTGGTGGTGCTCGCGCTCGGCGCGGCCACCCGCCTACTCGAAGCGCAGGTTCCCCGGTGGGCGAACGGCACATCGTTCGAAGGCGTCGCCAAGTCGATCGAATTCCCGGTCTACGCCATCGCTTTGGGCCTGCTCGGCAATGTCGTGCTGAGCCGGCTCGTGTTACGCGACGCTCTCGCGGGGGGATTCCGCACCGAGTTCTTCATCAAGACCGGCCTGGTCCTGCTCGGCGCGTCGATCAACCTCAAGGTCCTCGTCACCGCTGCGGGGCCGGCGATCGTCCAGGCGCTGCTGCTGATCTCCATCGTCTTCGGATTCACGTGGTGGCTCGGCGGTCGCCTCCGACTCGAGGACAAACTTCGCGCACTGCTCGCCTCGGCGGTCTCGATCTGCGGGGTCAGCGCGGCCATCGCCGCCGCAGGCGCGGTCCAGGCCAAACGCGAACAACTCGCCTACGCCGCCTCGCTGGTCATCGCGTTCGCGCTGCCGTCGATCTTCCTGCTGCCCTGGCTGTCCCGGGTGTTCGGACTCCCCGACGCCGTGGCAGGCGCGTGGATCGGCGGCAACATCGACACCACCGCGGCCGTCGCCGCCTCCGGCGCCATCGCCGGTGAAGACGCGCTGCAGATCGCCACCATCGTCAAGACCACTCAGAACGCGCTCATCGGCATCGTCGCGATCGCCCTGACCGCGTACTTCGCGCTCAAGGTGGAACGACGAAGCGCACACGACGCGCGGCCGACGGTCGGCCAGTTCTGGGAGCGTTTCCCGAAGTTCGTGCTGGGCTTCATCGCCGCATCGATCATCGGCACCCTGTTCTTGCAGTGGGGCGGCGACAAGTCGGCGATCACCACCGTCAACGACCTGCGCACCTGGTTCCTGATCTTCGCGTTCGTCGCGATCGGACTCGAGTTCTCGCTGCGCGGCCTGCGGGAGGCGGGCTGGCGTCCGGTCGCGGTGTTCGCCTCGGCCACCGTGGTCAACATCGTGGTCGCGCTCGGGCTCGCACTCGTGTTGTTCAGCGGCTTCGAGGCGGGTTAG
- a CDS encoding ABC transporter substrate-binding protein, with the protein MSSAWSRRDFLAVAATLTGSAVLAACSGDEPGTVARDGSVTVTHAFGDTRIPGPPARVVSAGLTEQDDLLAVGVVPIAVTDWFGGEPFGVWPWARSQLGQAQPTVLSLADGIQVEAIRGLNPDLIVATNAGLDADTYATLSKIAPTVAQNGPAFFAPWKDQATLIGQAVFKADDMQTAIARVDERFTNAASANPQFAGKKALLLRGPLFRDSVQAVPPGWRTDFLTQMGFTVADPGGPLIPRDRMSSVLDAADVLIWTTESEQEQGALLADPAIAGLKAVAGGRTIFTDKELAGAIAFASPLSYPLVADRLPPLLAQILA; encoded by the coding sequence GTGTCTTCTGCCTGGTCGCGGCGTGACTTCCTGGCCGTGGCCGCCACGCTCACCGGCTCGGCGGTGCTCGCGGCCTGTTCAGGCGACGAACCCGGCACCGTCGCAAGGGACGGCTCGGTCACCGTCACCCACGCGTTCGGCGACACCCGCATCCCGGGGCCCCCGGCCCGCGTAGTGAGCGCCGGACTCACCGAACAGGACGATCTGCTGGCCGTCGGTGTGGTGCCGATCGCGGTCACCGACTGGTTCGGCGGAGAGCCGTTCGGCGTCTGGCCGTGGGCGCGAAGTCAATTGGGGCAGGCCCAGCCGACCGTGCTCAGCCTCGCCGACGGGATCCAGGTCGAGGCGATCCGCGGGCTGAATCCGGATCTGATCGTCGCGACGAACGCCGGCCTCGACGCCGACACCTACGCCACGCTGTCGAAGATCGCGCCGACGGTGGCGCAGAACGGACCCGCCTTCTTCGCGCCGTGGAAGGACCAGGCCACGCTCATCGGCCAGGCCGTGTTCAAGGCCGACGACATGCAGACGGCCATCGCGCGCGTCGACGAGCGGTTCACCAACGCCGCGTCGGCCAACCCGCAATTCGCCGGCAAGAAGGCGCTGCTGCTGCGCGGACCGCTCTTCCGCGACAGCGTGCAGGCCGTGCCGCCCGGTTGGCGTACCGACTTCCTCACCCAGATGGGGTTCACCGTCGCCGACCCCGGCGGGCCGCTCATCCCCCGCGACCGGATGTCCTCGGTGCTCGACGCCGCCGATGTGCTGATCTGGACCACCGAGAGCGAGCAGGAACAGGGCGCGCTGTTGGCCGATCCGGCCATCGCGGGCCTGAAGGCCGTCGCCGGAGGTCGCACCATCTTCACAGACAAGGAACTCGCCGGCGCCATCGCTTTCGCCTCCCCGCTGTCCTATCCGCTGGTCGCCGACCGGCTGCCCCCGCTGCTGGCCCAGATCCTGGCCTGA
- a CDS encoding queuosine precursor transporter has protein sequence MTETVHRGSAAVGSAFYPTLVAVFTGLVLISNVAATKGVAFGPLLTDGGFLVFPLTYVIGDVLSEVYGFRAARRAVFIGFAMQALAVVVLWTTVRLPGAPDYANQEALATTVSAITGLAVAGLSGFLVGQLVNAWVVVRIKQRTKEQHLWARLLGSTVVGQFADTLVFCAIAAPIIGFGNMGSFAVYAAIGWIYKTVVEAALLPVTYRVIAVIKRREPTYEPAI, from the coding sequence GTGACCGAGACAGTCCACCGGGGGTCCGCGGCGGTGGGTTCCGCCTTCTACCCGACGTTGGTGGCCGTGTTCACCGGGCTGGTGCTGATCTCCAACGTCGCCGCCACCAAGGGCGTGGCCTTCGGGCCGCTGCTCACCGACGGCGGCTTCCTCGTCTTCCCGCTGACCTACGTCATCGGCGACGTGCTGAGCGAGGTGTACGGCTTCCGCGCCGCGCGCCGCGCGGTGTTCATCGGCTTCGCCATGCAGGCGCTCGCCGTGGTCGTGCTGTGGACGACCGTGCGGCTGCCCGGCGCACCCGACTACGCCAACCAGGAGGCGCTGGCCACAACGGTGTCCGCGATCACCGGGCTGGCCGTTGCCGGGCTGTCGGGCTTCCTCGTCGGCCAGCTCGTCAACGCCTGGGTGGTCGTCCGGATCAAACAGCGCACCAAGGAACAGCATCTGTGGGCCCGGCTGCTCGGATCGACCGTCGTCGGGCAGTTCGCCGACACCCTGGTCTTCTGCGCGATCGCCGCACCGATCATCGGCTTCGGCAACATGGGTTCGTTCGCCGTCTACGCGGCGATCGGCTGGATCTACAAGACCGTCGTCGAAGCGGCGCTTCTGCCGGTCACCTACCGCGTGATCGCGGTCATCAAACGCCGGGAACCGACCTACGAACCCGCGATCTGA
- a CDS encoding 5-oxoprolinase subunit B family protein: protein MTAAPDVMDPMVLGTVLDYGDHALLLQFDSTAEVLAWSATVRDAALPGVVDIVPGARTVLVKLDSPRYQAPTRQRLAALRLDRDALEDSASPDDRTADVVIDVVYDGADLADVARLTGLDPDQLVAAHTGTLWRVGFGGFAPGFAYLVGGDERLQVPRRDEPRTKVPAGAVGLAGEFSGVYPRESPGGWQLIGHTDAVLWDVDRDDPALLTPGAWVEFRAVG from the coding sequence ATGACCGCAGCACCGGATGTGATGGACCCGATGGTTCTGGGCACAGTCCTCGATTACGGCGATCACGCACTGCTCCTCCAGTTCGACAGCACCGCCGAGGTATTGGCGTGGTCGGCCACCGTCCGCGACGCCGCGCTGCCCGGCGTCGTCGACATCGTGCCCGGCGCCCGCACCGTCCTGGTCAAACTCGACAGCCCGCGCTACCAGGCGCCCACCCGGCAACGGCTGGCCGCCCTGCGGCTGGACCGGGACGCCCTCGAGGACTCCGCCAGCCCGGATGACCGCACCGCCGACGTCGTCATCGACGTGGTCTACGACGGGGCCGACCTCGCCGACGTCGCCCGGCTCACCGGCCTGGACCCCGACCAGTTGGTCGCCGCCCACACCGGGACGCTGTGGCGGGTCGGCTTCGGCGGCTTCGCACCGGGATTCGCCTACCTCGTCGGCGGCGACGAACGCCTGCAGGTTCCGCGCCGTGACGAGCCGCGCACCAAGGTGCCCGCCGGCGCCGTCGGACTGGCCGGCGAGTTCAGCGGGGTGTACCCGCGGGAATCGCCCGGTGGCTGGCAGCTGATCGGACACACCGACGCCGTGCTGTGGGATGTCGACCGCGACGACCCCGCGCTGCTCACCCCGGGCGCGTGGGTCGAGTTCCGCGCCGTCGGATGA
- a CDS encoding 5-oxoprolinase/urea amidolyase family protein has protein sequence MTTLEILNTGPLALVEDLGRPGLAHLGVTRSGAADRRAHTLANRLVANPGDRATVEVMFGGLTARVRGGDIAVAVTGADADPAVNGKPFGTNSIRYAHDGDVISLGVPRSGLRSYLAVRGGFDVAPVLGSRSYDVMSAIGPQPLKPGDVLPVGEHTEDFPELDQAPVAAIDDDVVELHVVPGPRDDWFVDPDVLVRTNWQVTTRSDRVGMRLVGMPLEYRWPDRQLPSEGATRGSIQVPPNGFPVILGPDHPVTGGYPVIGVVTDDDIDKASQARPGQTVRLHWSRPRKHAG, from the coding sequence ATGACGACTCTGGAGATCCTGAACACCGGACCGCTCGCGCTGGTCGAAGACCTCGGCCGGCCCGGCCTGGCACACCTGGGCGTGACCCGTTCGGGTGCCGCCGACCGCCGCGCGCACACCCTGGCCAACCGCCTGGTGGCCAACCCCGGCGACCGAGCCACTGTCGAGGTGATGTTCGGCGGCCTCACCGCCCGCGTGCGCGGCGGTGACATCGCCGTCGCGGTCACCGGCGCCGACGCCGATCCCGCCGTGAATGGAAAACCGTTCGGCACCAACAGCATCCGCTACGCCCACGACGGTGACGTGATCTCGCTGGGTGTGCCGCGCTCCGGCCTGCGCAGCTACCTCGCGGTGCGCGGTGGCTTCGACGTCGCCCCGGTGCTCGGCTCACGCAGCTACGACGTGATGTCGGCGATCGGTCCGCAGCCGCTCAAACCCGGCGACGTCCTGCCTGTCGGGGAGCACACCGAGGACTTCCCCGAACTCGATCAGGCGCCGGTGGCCGCGATCGACGACGACGTCGTCGAATTGCATGTGGTGCCCGGCCCGCGGGACGACTGGTTCGTCGACCCCGATGTCCTGGTGCGCACCAACTGGCAGGTGACCACCCGCAGCGACCGGGTCGGCATGCGGCTGGTCGGTATGCCGCTGGAGTACCGGTGGCCGGACCGGCAGCTGCCCAGTGAAGGGGCGACCCGCGGATCGATCCAGGTGCCGCCCAACGGGTTTCCGGTCATCCTCGGTCCGGACCATCCGGTGACCGGCGGATACCCGGTGATCGGCGTCGTGACCGACGACGACATCGACAAGGCGTCGCAGGCGCGGCCCGGCCAGACGGTCCGGCTGCACTGGTCGCGGCCACGTAAACACGCCGGGTGA
- a CDS encoding GNAT family N-acetyltransferase, producing the protein MRVRDVHTARLVHTADLDNETREGARRMVAAAFDGDFTDDDWEHALGGMHALICSHGVLIAHAAVVQRRLLYGDTVLRCGYIEAVAVREDCRRQGLGTAVMDACEQVVRGAYQLGALATSDVARPMYLARGWIPWQGPTSVLAPGGRVRTPEDDGSVFVFPVGSALGYTDLDTSAELTCDWRRGDVW; encoded by the coding sequence CTGCGGGTGCGGGACGTCCACACCGCGCGGCTGGTCCACACCGCCGATCTCGACAACGAGACCCGCGAAGGCGCCCGCCGCATGGTGGCCGCCGCCTTCGACGGCGACTTCACCGACGACGACTGGGAGCACGCGCTCGGCGGGATGCACGCGCTGATCTGCAGCCACGGCGTGCTGATCGCCCACGCCGCGGTGGTGCAGCGCCGGCTGCTGTACGGCGACACCGTGCTGCGCTGCGGATACATCGAGGCCGTCGCCGTGCGCGAGGACTGCCGCAGACAGGGCCTCGGCACCGCCGTCATGGACGCGTGCGAACAGGTGGTGCGCGGCGCTTACCAACTCGGCGCACTCGCGACCTCCGACGTGGCCCGGCCGATGTACCTGGCCCGGGGCTGGATTCCGTGGCAGGGCCCGACCTCGGTGTTGGCCCCCGGTGGGCGCGTCCGCACCCCGGAGGACGACGGGTCGGTGTTCGTCTTCCCCGTCGGCTCGGCTCTCGGGTACACCGACCTCGACACCTCCGCCGAGCTGACCTGCGACTGGCGCCGCGGCGACGTCTGGTGA
- a CDS encoding nitrate/nitrite transporter: MSHRITDWDPEDTVAWEAGNKNVARRNLIWSVAAEHIGFSVWSIWSVMVLFMPEAVYGFTAGDKFLLGATATLVGACLRIPYTLATATFGGRNWTVFSAFVLLIPTLGTMVLLANPGLPLWPYLVCAALAGFGGGNFASSMTNINAFYPQRLKGWALGVNAGGGNIGVPMIQLVGLLVIATAGNRAPYWVCAVYLVALAVAGIGAALYMDNLEQHKIDFSAMKDILRVRDTWVISLLYIGTFGSFIGFAFAFGQVLQINFAARGQSAADASLHAAQIAFVGPLLGSLARVYGGKLADRIGGGRVTLAVFAGMILAAGVLVTVSTLDDGNPGAATAATMIGYVVGFIALFLLSGIGNGSVYKMIPSIFEARSRSLDADEVHRAAWSRAMSGALIGFAGAVGALGGVGINLALRQSYLSSGSATAAFWIFAAFYVLASAVTWIMYVRRPGGGAVERAAHPDLARA, translated from the coding sequence ATGTCGCACCGCATCACCGACTGGGATCCCGAGGACACGGTCGCATGGGAAGCCGGTAACAAAAACGTCGCCCGCCGCAACCTGATCTGGTCGGTGGCCGCCGAGCACATCGGCTTCTCCGTGTGGTCCATCTGGTCGGTCATGGTGCTGTTCATGCCGGAGGCCGTCTACGGGTTCACGGCCGGAGACAAGTTCCTGCTCGGCGCGACCGCCACCCTGGTCGGCGCGTGCCTGCGGATCCCCTACACCCTGGCCACCGCCACGTTCGGCGGGCGGAACTGGACGGTGTTCTCGGCGTTCGTGCTGCTGATCCCGACACTGGGCACGATGGTGCTGCTGGCCAATCCCGGTTTGCCGCTGTGGCCGTATCTGGTCTGCGCCGCGCTGGCCGGCTTCGGCGGCGGCAACTTCGCCTCGTCGATGACCAACATCAACGCCTTCTATCCGCAGCGGCTCAAGGGATGGGCGCTGGGCGTCAACGCGGGTGGCGGCAACATCGGGGTGCCGATGATCCAGTTGGTCGGCCTGCTCGTCATCGCCACCGCCGGAAACCGGGCACCGTACTGGGTGTGCGCGGTCTACCTGGTGGCCCTGGCCGTCGCGGGGATCGGCGCGGCGCTGTACATGGACAACCTCGAACAACACAAGATCGACTTCTCGGCGATGAAAGACATTCTGCGCGTTCGTGACACGTGGGTGATCTCGCTGCTCTACATCGGCACCTTCGGATCATTCATCGGCTTCGCGTTCGCGTTCGGCCAGGTGCTGCAGATCAATTTCGCCGCTCGCGGTCAGAGCGCCGCCGACGCGTCGCTGCACGCCGCGCAGATCGCCTTCGTCGGCCCGCTGCTCGGCTCGCTGGCACGGGTGTACGGCGGCAAGCTCGCCGACCGGATCGGCGGCGGCCGCGTCACGCTGGCGGTGTTCGCCGGCATGATCCTCGCGGCCGGGGTGCTGGTCACCGTCAGCACGCTCGACGACGGCAATCCCGGTGCGGCCACCGCCGCCACGATGATCGGTTACGTCGTCGGGTTCATCGCCCTGTTCCTGCTGTCCGGCATCGGCAACGGCTCGGTGTACAAGATGATCCCGTCGATCTTCGAGGCGCGCAGCCGGTCGCTCGACGCCGACGAGGTGCACCGCGCCGCCTGGTCGCGCGCCATGTCCGGAGCGTTGATCGGCTTCGCCGGGGCCGTCGGTGCACTCGGCGGCGTGGGTATCAACCTCGCGCTGCGGCAGTCCTACCTGTCGAGCGGTTCGGCGACCGCCGCGTTCTGGATCTTCGCCGCGTTCTACGTGCTGGCGTCCGCGGTCACCTGGATCATGTACGTGCGGCGTCCGGGTGGGGGCGCCGTCGAGCGCGCCGCACACCCCGACCTGGCCCGGGCGTGA
- a CDS encoding uroporphyrinogen-III synthase, which produces MSEPDWLPLTGFRVAVTSARRADELSALLRRRGATVTSAAAIAMVPLPDDDELRTNTRALIDSPPDIVVATTGIGFRGWIAAADGWGVAAELTAALERARIVSRGPKATGALRAAGLPEEWSPDSESSREVLRYLVDGGIAGKRIAVQLHGATDDWDPFPEFLDEMRAAGADVVPIRVYRWRPAPRNGEFDQLVAGIAEEKFDAVSFTSAPAVASVLMRATEMGVIDQVLTAMRTNVHAMCVGPVTARPLARLGVPTSAPERMRLGALARHITDELPLLQARTVRVAGHLLEIRGTCVLVDGVVKSLSPAGMATIRALAHRPGAVVSRTDLLGALPGSGTDTHAVETAVLRLRTALGDKQIVSTVVKRGYRLTVDDDLAEAL; this is translated from the coding sequence ATGAGTGAGCCCGACTGGCTGCCGCTCACCGGATTCCGGGTGGCAGTGACCTCCGCCCGTCGCGCCGACGAGCTGAGCGCCCTGCTGCGCCGCCGCGGTGCCACCGTCACCAGCGCCGCCGCGATCGCGATGGTGCCTCTGCCCGACGACGACGAGCTGCGGACCAACACCCGCGCGCTGATCGACAGTCCGCCCGACATCGTCGTCGCCACCACCGGCATCGGCTTCCGCGGCTGGATCGCCGCCGCCGACGGCTGGGGCGTCGCCGCCGAACTGACCGCGGCACTGGAGCGGGCCCGGATCGTCTCCCGCGGCCCCAAGGCCACCGGCGCACTGCGGGCCGCCGGGCTGCCCGAGGAGTGGTCACCCGACTCGGAGTCCTCCCGGGAGGTGCTGCGCTACCTGGTCGACGGCGGCATCGCGGGGAAGCGCATCGCCGTCCAACTGCACGGCGCCACCGACGACTGGGACCCGTTCCCCGAATTCCTCGACGAGATGCGCGCCGCGGGCGCCGACGTCGTCCCGATCCGCGTGTACCGGTGGCGGCCCGCGCCCCGCAACGGCGAGTTCGACCAACTGGTGGCCGGCATCGCCGAGGAGAAGTTCGACGCCGTCAGCTTCACCTCGGCGCCCGCGGTGGCGTCGGTGCTGATGCGCGCGACCGAGATGGGCGTCATCGACCAGGTCCTGACCGCGATGCGGACCAACGTGCACGCGATGTGCGTCGGCCCGGTCACCGCGCGCCCGCTGGCGCGGCTCGGCGTGCCCACCTCGGCGCCCGAACGCATGCGACTGGGCGCGCTGGCCCGCCACATCACCGACGAACTGCCGCTGCTGCAGGCGCGCACCGTACGGGTGGCCGGCCACCTGCTGGAGATCCGTGGCACCTGTGTGCTGGTCGACGGCGTCGTGAAATCGCTGTCTCCGGCCGGTATGGCCACCATCCGCGCCCTCGCGCACCGGCCGGGTGCGGTGGTGTCGCGCACCGACCTGCTCGGCGCGCTACCCGGCAGCGGGACCGACACCCACGCAGTGGAGACCGCGGTGCTGCGGCTGCGGACCGCGTTGGGAGACAAGCAGATCGTGTCGACCGTCGTGAAACGCGGATACCGGCTCACTGTCGACGACGACCTCGCGGAGGCGCTGTGA
- a CDS encoding sirohydrochlorin chelatase → MNRILVAHGTRKASGVALIGDIAERVSVALAAPVDIAFVDVLGPTPADVLRTMPDRPAVLVPAFLSRGYHVRADIPEHVAASGHPDVTVAPALGPDPQLVRVLADRLVESGWCPDDSVILAAAGTSDPGALRDLHTTATSLSAVTGARVDLAFAATGLPRIGDAVASVRRRGARRVVVASYLLSEGLFQDRLRASGADIVTDPLGTHPGLVRLITSRFRRARVPVAA, encoded by the coding sequence GTGAACCGAATCCTCGTCGCCCATGGCACCCGCAAGGCCAGCGGCGTCGCGCTGATCGGTGACATCGCCGAACGCGTCTCCGTGGCGCTGGCCGCGCCGGTCGACATCGCCTTCGTCGACGTACTGGGGCCCACCCCGGCCGACGTGCTCCGCACGATGCCCGATCGCCCGGCCGTCCTGGTGCCCGCATTCCTGTCGCGCGGCTACCACGTGCGCGCCGACATTCCCGAGCACGTGGCGGCCAGCGGCCATCCCGACGTCACGGTCGCACCGGCGCTGGGCCCCGACCCGCAGCTGGTGCGGGTGCTGGCCGACCGACTCGTCGAATCAGGTTGGTGCCCAGACGATTCAGTGATCCTCGCCGCTGCGGGCACCTCCGATCCTGGCGCGCTGCGTGATCTGCACACCACCGCCACGTCACTGTCGGCGGTCACCGGTGCGCGCGTCGACCTCGCGTTCGCCGCCACCGGGCTACCGCGGATCGGTGATGCGGTCGCCTCGGTGCGCCGGCGCGGCGCCCGGCGCGTGGTGGTGGCGTCCTATCTACTGTCGGAAGGACTCTTCCAGGACCGGCTGCGAGCCAGCGGCGCCGACATCGTCACCGACCCGCTCGGCACCCACCCCGGGCTGGTGCGGTTGATCACCAGCCGATTCCGTCGGGCCCGGGTTCCGGTCGCCGCCTGA
- a CDS encoding DUF2231 domain-containing protein has product MNLHRILASVEEVTSLDAAADTSARIASQVVDGAGLGRILRGSWLGHPVHPLLITLPIGTWMTSVVFDVVFKDVATARRLIGVGLAATPPTVLAGWADYVLLNKRQQRVGLVHAVSNAVGVTMFGLAYRAYRRERVRAARVYSLLGLASISVGGALGGHLSYAQGAGMFRWQPVRAVTHRNPVEYRRAA; this is encoded by the coding sequence ATGAATCTCCATCGCATCCTCGCCAGCGTCGAAGAGGTGACGTCGCTGGACGCAGCTGCCGACACCAGCGCCCGCATCGCCAGTCAAGTCGTGGACGGCGCCGGGCTGGGCCGGATCCTGCGCGGCTCGTGGCTCGGCCACCCCGTCCACCCGCTGTTGATCACCCTGCCGATCGGCACGTGGATGACGTCGGTGGTCTTCGACGTCGTGTTCAAGGACGTCGCGACGGCGCGCCGTCTCATCGGGGTGGGACTGGCGGCGACACCGCCGACCGTGCTGGCCGGGTGGGCGGACTACGTGCTGCTCAACAAGCGTCAGCAGCGGGTCGGCCTGGTGCACGCGGTGTCCAACGCCGTCGGGGTGACGATGTTCGGGCTGGCCTACCGGGCGTACCGGCGGGAACGGGTGCGCGCCGCACGCGTCTACAGCCTGCTCGGCCTGGCGTCGATCAGCGTGGGCGGCGCCCTGGGCGGCCACCTGTCCTACGCGCAGGGCGCCGGGATGTTCCGCTGGCAGCCGGTACGCGCGGTCACCCACCGCAACCCGGTGGAGTACCGCCGCGCGGCCTGA
- the nirD gene encoding nitrite reductase small subunit NirD, whose amino-acid sequence MTLLDDRTDLTAAPPATWTVACRYEFLIPCRGVGVLLPDGSQAALFRLDDGSLHAVGNIDPFSGAAVMSRGITGDRGGRATVQSPIKKQAFAFDDGTCLDDPSVALPVYRTRRTADGFVEIAA is encoded by the coding sequence GTGACACTTCTCGACGACCGCACCGACCTCACCGCAGCGCCACCGGCGACGTGGACGGTGGCCTGCCGCTACGAGTTCCTGATCCCGTGCCGCGGGGTCGGGGTGCTGCTGCCCGACGGCTCGCAGGCCGCGCTGTTCCGTCTCGATGACGGCAGCCTGCACGCGGTCGGCAACATCGACCCGTTCTCCGGCGCCGCGGTGATGTCGCGCGGCATCACCGGGGACCGCGGCGGACGGGCCACCGTGCAGTCCCCGATCAAGAAGCAGGCCTTCGCCTTCGACGACGGCACGTGCCTCGACGATCCGTCGGTGGCGCTGCCGGTGTACCGGACTCGGCGGACCGCCGACGGTTTCGTCGAGATCGCGGCGTAG